Proteins from a genomic interval of Mycolicibacterium tusciae JS617:
- a CDS encoding recombinase family protein, translating to MATILGYARVSTTGQDLDAQLAALTAAGVDTDRIYTDKLSGSAKTHRPGLAALLDYARPGDTVVVTAIDRLGRSVAEVTRTIAELGQQSITLRALREGIDTATPTGRAVAAIMATLAELELELGRERRASSRQARCARKLPATKPPKLSADRQEQLRRLADTGEPVRELAVAFGIGRATAYRYLANYEQAQQNA from the coding sequence ATGGCGACGATCCTGGGTTATGCCCGAGTCAGCACCACCGGCCAAGACCTTGATGCGCAACTGGCCGCGCTCACCGCCGCCGGGGTCGACACCGACCGGATCTACACCGACAAACTCTCCGGGTCGGCCAAGACGCACCGGCCTGGTTTGGCCGCTCTACTCGATTACGCCCGCCCCGGTGACACCGTGGTCGTCACCGCGATCGATCGACTCGGGCGCTCGGTCGCCGAGGTCACCCGCACTATCGCCGAACTCGGCCAGCAATCAATCACGTTGCGTGCCTTGCGTGAAGGGATCGACACCGCCACACCGACGGGACGTGCGGTCGCCGCTATCATGGCGACGTTGGCTGAGCTTGAGTTGGAACTTGGCCGTGAGCGCCGCGCGTCTTCCCGTCAGGCGCGGTGTGCCCGAAAATTGCCGGCTACCAAGCCGCCGAAACTCAGCGCTGATCGCCAGGAACAACTGCGTCGACTCGCGGACACCGGGGAGCCTGTGCGTGAACTGGCTGTTGCGTTCGGGATCGGACGGGCAACCGCCTACCGCTACCTCGCCAATTACGAACAGGCGCAACAGAATGCCTGA
- a CDS encoding dipeptidase → MPQFLWDQHACLPLQVGADIDALIRYERRGGAFVSVNAGYSPHSFADTIGLLDYYRGAVDAHPDLELARGVDDVDRITSTGRIAVVFDLEDSAPLDDDLNNLATLASLGVRTLLPTYNHANVPGSGCLDNDDTGLTAWGKAILAEMNEVGIVADGSHCSTRTGLDMCRASKKPVVYSHSCMKAVWEHPRNITDDQARACADTGGVVGITGVGIFLGPNTPTLEAMTRHLDYAVNLLGVDHVGISSDFSFDHDDFNDELLRNPHLFDSSYTSWGPIQWMPPETLLTLGQHLRSECWAEADIHAVLGGNFHRVAQQTWG, encoded by the coding sequence ATGCCGCAGTTTCTTTGGGATCAGCACGCCTGCCTGCCGTTACAGGTCGGCGCGGACATCGATGCCCTGATCCGCTACGAACGCCGCGGCGGGGCCTTCGTATCGGTCAATGCCGGGTATTCGCCACACTCATTCGCCGACACGATCGGCTTGCTCGATTATTACCGCGGCGCGGTGGACGCCCATCCAGACCTCGAGCTGGCGCGTGGCGTCGACGACGTTGACCGCATCACCTCGACCGGCCGAATCGCGGTGGTATTTGACCTGGAAGATTCCGCACCGCTCGACGATGACCTCAACAATTTGGCCACGCTGGCCAGCCTGGGGGTTCGTACCTTGCTCCCGACCTACAACCACGCCAACGTGCCCGGCAGCGGCTGCCTGGACAACGACGACACGGGCCTGACGGCATGGGGGAAGGCCATCCTCGCCGAGATGAACGAAGTCGGCATCGTCGCCGACGGGTCACATTGCAGCACCCGCACGGGACTCGACATGTGCCGCGCGTCCAAAAAACCAGTGGTGTATAGCCATTCGTGCATGAAGGCGGTTTGGGAACACCCCCGCAACATCACCGACGACCAAGCCAGAGCCTGCGCCGATACCGGCGGCGTCGTCGGTATCACCGGTGTCGGGATCTTCCTCGGCCCGAACACTCCAACCCTGGAGGCGATGACGCGACATCTCGACTACGCCGTCAACCTGCTCGGAGTCGACCACGTGGGCATCAGCAGCGATTTCTCTTTCGACCACGACGATTTCAACGACGAGTTACTGCGCAACCCGCACTTGTTCGACAGCAGCTACACCAGCTGGGGACCCATCCAATGGATGCCCCCGGAGACCCTGCTCACCCTGGGCCAGCACCTCCGCAGCGAATGCTGGGCGGAAGCCGACATCCACGCCGTCCTCGGAGGCAACTTCCACCGAGTCGCACAACAAACGTGGGGTTGA
- a CDS encoding methyltransferase domain-containing protein encodes MRLSHANRAMSPQPIPDSGIGEVLVSSRSLAEYRAMFALSDTDLRAVILDCPGGAASATAEINAAGGNARAVDPLYGRGLTTVQLAGLTQAETDRGNAYVRAHPEQYRWTFFTDADHHHSSRSQAGQRFARDYEDNPGHYIAAQLPDLPFPSGAFDLVLSSHLLFSYADRLTPQFHRDAIAELVRLARVEVRIFPLVAMGSLPYDLDRLLHALRPVGITSRVIDVDYEFQAGGNQMLVCTPKEDEVSRL; translated from the coding sequence ATGCGCCTCTCCCACGCGAACCGCGCTATGTCGCCTCAACCGATCCCCGACAGCGGGATCGGCGAGGTGTTGGTCAGCTCGCGCAGCCTGGCCGAGTACCGTGCGATGTTCGCCCTGTCTGACACCGACCTGCGGGCTGTGATTCTGGATTGTCCCGGCGGAGCGGCGAGTGCGACCGCGGAAATCAACGCTGCTGGCGGGAACGCGCGCGCTGTTGATCCCCTCTACGGGCGCGGCCTGACCACCGTCCAACTGGCTGGTTTGACTCAAGCTGAAACTGATCGCGGCAACGCCTACGTGCGCGCCCATCCCGAGCAATACCGGTGGACCTTCTTCACCGATGCCGATCACCACCACAGCTCCCGCAGCCAGGCCGGGCAGCGCTTCGCCCGCGACTATGAGGACAACCCCGGCCACTACATCGCGGCGCAACTCCCGGACCTGCCGTTCCCCTCCGGGGCGTTTGACCTGGTTCTCAGCTCGCACCTTCTGTTTAGCTACGCCGATCGGCTCACGCCACAGTTCCATCGCGATGCCATCGCTGAACTGGTGCGCCTCGCTCGCGTCGAAGTGCGCATCTTCCCGCTCGTGGCGATGGGATCGCTCCCCTACGACCTCGACCGGCTACTACACGCACTCCGCCCTGTAGGCATCACCAGCCGCGTCATCGACGTGGACTACGAATTCCAAGCCGGCGGTAACCAGATGCTGGTCTGCACGCCGAAGGAGGACGAGGTGTCTCGTTTGTAG
- a CDS encoding IS3 family transposase (programmed frameshift), whose amino-acid sequence MASNKRRRHTPDQIIRKLAEGNKLLGAGQELDEVCRHLQIAESTWHRWLAQYGGMKANEAKRLKELEAENTRLKKLVANQALDIDMLKEIFGGKLLTPNRKRRAVTALRDRFGVSERRACTVVGLHRSTMRLTPPPITTEEAELRAWLRRFSTDRPRWGWRRAAKMARRAGWQVNNKRIRRLWREEGLRVPQRRKKKRLTGIGIAVGAMSPIRPNVIWAMDFQFDTTADGRTLKMLNVIDEFTREALAIEVDRGIDADGVVDVLDRLALHHGAPHYVRFDNGPEFVAHAVSDWCRFNSAGSLFIDPGSPWQNAWIESFNGRLRDELLNSWRFDSLLEARVIIEDWRVDYNANRPHSAHGELTPAEFALQWTTTHQPQVA is encoded by the exons ATGGCATCGAACAAGCGCCGGCGGCATACGCCGGATCAGATCATCCGCAAGCTCGCCGAGGGCAACAAGCTCCTGGGGGCCGGCCAGGAGCTCGACGAGGTGTGCCGACACCTGCAGATCGCGGAGTCGACGTGGCATCGCTGGCTTGCCCAGTACGGCGGCATGAAAGCCAACGAGGCCAAACGGCTCAAAGAACTCGAGGCCGAGAACACCCGATTGAAGAAGTTGGTCGCCAACCAGGCCCTCGACATCGACATGCTCAAGGAGATCT TCGGCGGGAAACTTCTGACCCCGAACCGCAAGCGCCGCGCCGTCACGGCGCTGCGCGACCGGTTCGGGGTTTCCGAGCGCCGCGCCTGCACAGTGGTTGGCCTGCACCGTTCCACGATGCGCCTGACACCGCCGCCGATCACCACCGAGGAGGCCGAGTTGCGCGCCTGGCTGCGCCGGTTCTCCACTGACCGGCCCCGCTGGGGATGGCGGCGGGCAGCCAAGATGGCCCGCCGAGCCGGCTGGCAGGTCAACAACAAGCGCATCCGTCGTCTGTGGCGCGAGGAGGGCCTCCGCGTCCCGCAGCGCCGCAAGAAGAAGCGTCTGACCGGTATCGGTATCGCCGTGGGCGCGATGTCACCGATTCGTCCGAACGTCATCTGGGCGATGGACTTCCAGTTCGACACCACCGCCGATGGCCGCACCTTGAAGATGTTGAACGTCATCGACGAGTTCACCCGCGAAGCCCTCGCGATCGAAGTCGATCGTGGCATCGACGCCGACGGCGTCGTCGACGTGCTGGATCGCCTGGCTCTGCACCACGGTGCGCCGCACTACGTGCGCTTCGACAACGGTCCCGAGTTCGTGGCCCACGCGGTCAGTGATTGGTGCCGATTCAACAGTGCTGGTTCACTTTTCATCGATCCGGGCTCGCCTTGGCAGAACGCCTGGATCGAGTCGTTCAACGGCAGGCTTCGTGATGAACTGCTCAACTCATGGCGCTTCGACTCGCTCCTGGAAGCCCGCGTGATCATCGAGGACTGGCGGGTCGACTACAACGCCAACAGGCCCCACTCCGCCCATGGCGAGCTCACCCCTGCCGAGTTCGCTCTACAGTGGACCACGACCCACCAACCCCAAGTCGCATAG
- a CDS encoding GNAT family N-acetyltransferase yields the protein MVEVREITRGQTAQVAEALLVLRPRWETANGVVDFVDTTLRPLGYRLVGAFTDAPDAAVAVVGFRELWSTAWGHYLYIDDVSTVAEARGHGHADALMQWVI from the coding sequence ATGGTTGAGGTGCGAGAGATCACGCGGGGACAGACCGCGCAGGTTGCCGAGGCCTTGCTTGTGCTGAGGCCTCGCTGGGAAACCGCCAATGGGGTGGTCGACTTTGTCGACACCACTCTGCGGCCTCTTGGCTACCGGCTTGTCGGTGCGTTTACAGACGCGCCAGATGCTGCGGTGGCAGTCGTGGGTTTTCGGGAGCTTTGGTCGACCGCATGGGGCCATTACCTGTACATCGACGACGTGAGCACGGTCGCGGAAGCTCGTGGTCACGGGCACGCTGACGCGCTCATGCAGTGGGTGATCTGA
- a CDS encoding DUF2188 domain-containing protein has product MADYDVQYDKNSGDWSAKRAGAERAAGRYGTQAEAHDGARGFAERSGGGEVRDHRKDNNQIRNTDTVGKKDPYPPKG; this is encoded by the coding sequence GTGGCTGACTATGACGTGCAGTACGACAAGAACTCAGGTGACTGGAGCGCCAAACGCGCGGGGGCAGAAAGAGCTGCCGGACGCTATGGCACCCAGGCCGAGGCACACGACGGCGCACGGGGTTTTGCGGAACGAAGTGGCGGCGGTGAGGTTCGAGACCACCGCAAGGACAACAACCAGATTCGTAACACGGACACAGTCGGAAAAAAGGACCCCTACCCGCCGAAGGGCTGA